In a genomic window of Mycolicibacter heraklionensis:
- a CDS encoding acyl-CoA carboxylase subunit beta codes for MPDAPLRDDHLELLRRRALTEDAARPHAVQRRHDAGGRTARENIADLVDPGTFVEYGRFAIAAQRARRDIDDLIANTPGDGLLGGTATINGALFGPERGACAVLAYDYTVLAGTQGAIGHFKKDRLFELIARLRLPTVFFAEGGGGRPGDTDYPTVSSLDVPAFALWAKLSGLVPRIAVVKGRCFAGNAVIAGASDLIIATADTSIGMAGPAMIAGGGLGHVAPDDVGPISMQAPNGVVDVVVADEAEAVAVTKRVLGYFQGATAPGSAADQNALRAMIPERARRAYPLKPVIETLADVDSVTFLRERFAPEMVTALARIEGRPVGIIGNNTMVMAGAITAAASDKAARFLQLCDAFGLPIVSLVDCPGYMVGPAAEAEALVRRASRLLVAGAALRVPLIAVILRRGYGLGAQAMMGGSLHEPVLTVAWPSAHLGPMGLEGAVRLGLRKELDAIADPDEREERVRQATAVAQENAKALNAATLFEIDDVIDPAETRGLIAATLAASVGFGKDVPPRRFVDTF; via the coding sequence ATGCCCGACGCTCCGCTGCGTGACGATCACCTGGAGTTGCTGCGCCGTCGCGCGCTGACCGAGGACGCGGCTCGGCCGCACGCGGTACAACGCCGGCACGACGCCGGAGGCCGTACGGCCCGCGAGAACATCGCCGACCTGGTCGACCCCGGGACCTTCGTCGAGTACGGGCGGTTCGCTATCGCGGCCCAACGTGCCCGCCGCGACATCGACGACCTCATTGCCAACACCCCCGGCGACGGCCTGCTGGGGGGAACCGCCACGATCAACGGCGCGCTGTTCGGACCCGAACGCGGCGCCTGCGCCGTGTTGGCCTACGACTACACCGTGCTGGCAGGCACCCAGGGCGCGATCGGCCACTTCAAGAAGGATCGCCTGTTCGAGCTCATCGCACGGCTGCGTCTGCCGACGGTCTTCTTTGCCGAAGGCGGCGGTGGCCGGCCCGGCGACACCGACTATCCGACGGTGTCGTCGCTCGATGTACCGGCATTCGCGTTGTGGGCCAAGCTGTCCGGGCTGGTGCCGCGTATCGCGGTGGTCAAGGGCCGCTGTTTTGCCGGCAATGCGGTGATCGCGGGTGCCTCGGATCTGATCATCGCGACCGCGGACACGTCGATTGGCATGGCGGGCCCGGCGATGATCGCCGGCGGCGGACTGGGCCACGTCGCCCCCGATGACGTGGGACCGATCTCGATGCAGGCCCCCAACGGCGTCGTCGACGTGGTGGTGGCCGACGAAGCCGAGGCCGTCGCGGTGACCAAACGAGTCCTCGGCTACTTCCAAGGTGCCACCGCCCCCGGCTCTGCGGCAGACCAGAACGCATTGCGCGCCATGATTCCCGAGCGGGCACGGCGCGCCTACCCGCTCAAGCCGGTCATCGAGACCCTCGCCGACGTTGACTCGGTGACGTTCCTGCGGGAGCGGTTCGCACCCGAGATGGTCACCGCGCTGGCGCGTATCGAAGGCCGCCCCGTCGGGATCATCGGCAACAACACCATGGTGATGGCCGGGGCCATCACCGCCGCCGCCTCGGACAAAGCCGCACGTTTCCTGCAGTTGTGCGACGCCTTCGGGCTGCCCATCGTGTCGCTGGTCGACTGCCCCGGCTATATGGTGGGCCCCGCCGCCGAAGCAGAAGCTTTGGTACGGAGGGCATCTCGGCTGCTGGTGGCCGGCGCGGCGCTGCGAGTTCCGCTGATCGCGGTCATCCTGCGGCGCGGCTACGGCTTGGGTGCCCAGGCCATGATGGGCGGCAGCCTCCACGAGCCCGTGCTGACGGTGGCCTGGCCAAGCGCGCATCTGGGCCCGATGGGACTCGAGGGTGCGGTCCGGCTGGGGCTGCGCAAGGAACTGGACGCAATCGCCGATCCCGATGAGCGGGAGGAACGCGTCCGGCAAGCCACCGCCGTCGCGCAGGAGAACGCCAAAGCCCTCAACGCTGCAACGCTTTTCGAAATCGACGACGTCATTGACCCCGCCGAGACTCGCGGTCTGATCGCCGCGACGCTGGCGGCGTCGGTCGGGTTCGGGAAGGACGTACCGCCGCGGAGGTTCGTCGACACGTTCTGA
- a CDS encoding type II toxin-antitoxin system VapC family toxin, with protein MIVDTSAIIAILRDEDDAPRYARAIAGAQSRRLSAAAYLECGIVLDSQRDPIISRALDELLDDAGFVIEPVTERQARLARQAYADFGKGSSHPAGLNFGDCLSYALATDLREPLLWKGDDFGYTGIRSACDE; from the coding sequence ATGATCGTCGACACGTCGGCGATCATCGCGATCCTTCGGGATGAAGATGACGCGCCCCGCTACGCCCGGGCCATCGCCGGGGCGCAATCGCGTCGGCTGTCCGCGGCGGCGTACCTCGAATGTGGGATCGTCTTGGATTCGCAGCGCGATCCGATCATCAGCAGAGCCTTGGATGAACTCCTCGACGACGCCGGTTTTGTCATCGAGCCGGTCACCGAACGACAAGCCAGGCTCGCCAGGCAGGCCTACGCGGATTTCGGCAAGGGCAGCAGCCATCCTGCGGGGTTGAACTTCGGTGACTGTCTTTCGTATGCACTGGCGACGGACCTTCGCGAACCGCTGCTGTGGAAGGGCGACGACTTCGGGTACACCGGAATACGTTCGGCCTGCGACGAGTAG
- a CDS encoding PIN domain-containing protein, translating to MSGVEAIQELVHVRARGRERRDAVALGRSYVELLWPLVGVTAEDLERGLTMFETTPSVGAFDAVLAAAAKPAASTLVSADAAFSDIPDVTHVVPDAAGVAALLGTA from the coding sequence TTGAGCGGTGTCGAAGCGATCCAGGAGCTCGTTCATGTTCGCGCCCGCGGGCGCGAACGCCGGGATGCTGTCGCGCTGGGCCGAAGCTACGTCGAACTGCTGTGGCCGCTGGTCGGCGTCACCGCTGAGGACCTTGAGCGTGGACTGACGATGTTCGAGACGACCCCGAGTGTTGGCGCCTTCGATGCGGTCCTGGCTGCCGCCGCCAAACCCGCCGCGTCAACCCTGGTCTCGGCCGACGCTGCGTTCAGCGACATCCCCGACGTCACCCACGTTGTGCCCGACGCGGCCGGCGTCGCCGCTCTACTCGGCACCGCCTGA
- a CDS encoding S1 family peptidase — protein sequence MTEQRRWDTAKTAAWRIGTAVVVAAIFIGLYQVNRAHPIRPQIPIPSAQAIGPGIGINVSPVGDSAGISCTTGFLVRTRDGRPGLLVAGHCNPGGGPGQVVIRHGGAFAYRTIGTFTETVNDGSNWDDYDIGLITLDDPGKIPLTSVVDGHPVTGSADYVAVGDVLCHYGIRSRGAVCGPVVASETNKVRFEAAGTCGDSGGPVYRLRDDGTAEAAGIYIAVSDGTYSEPKCEDPHPFSIAQTITPWLSAWELTLDTTTGR from the coding sequence GTGACGGAACAGCGCCGCTGGGACACCGCGAAGACAGCGGCATGGCGGATCGGGACCGCCGTCGTCGTCGCCGCGATCTTCATCGGCCTGTACCAGGTCAACCGCGCCCATCCGATACGCCCACAGATCCCGATCCCGTCGGCGCAGGCGATCGGACCGGGCATCGGCATCAACGTCTCCCCCGTCGGCGATTCAGCCGGCATCAGTTGCACCACCGGCTTCCTGGTGCGCACCCGCGACGGCCGACCCGGCTTGCTGGTAGCCGGGCACTGCAACCCCGGCGGCGGGCCGGGGCAGGTGGTGATCCGTCACGGCGGTGCCTTCGCCTATCGCACGATCGGCACGTTCACCGAGACCGTCAACGACGGCAGCAACTGGGATGACTACGACATCGGACTGATCACCCTGGACGATCCGGGCAAGATCCCCTTGACGTCGGTCGTCGACGGGCATCCGGTGACCGGGTCAGCCGACTACGTAGCGGTCGGTGATGTGCTGTGTCACTACGGAATCCGCAGTCGCGGCGCGGTATGTGGTCCGGTGGTGGCCAGCGAGACGAACAAGGTCCGGTTTGAAGCCGCCGGTACCTGCGGCGACTCCGGCGGGCCGGTGTACCGACTACGTGACGACGGCACCGCCGAGGCGGCCGGCATCTACATCGCGGTTTCCGACGGCACCTACTCCGAGCCCAAGTGCGAAGACCCGCACCCCTTCTCGATCGCCCAGACCATCACTCCGTGGCTGTCGGCCTGGGAGCTGACCCTGGACACCACCACGGGCCGCTGA
- a CDS encoding type II toxin-antitoxin system VapB family antitoxin — MALNIKDPAVHEAVKEIARITGESQAQAVATAVRDRLVHVQADAAAARLLAIGRRTAARMSPETKRLDHGTLLYDQHGMP; from the coding sequence ATGGCGTTGAACATCAAAGATCCAGCGGTTCATGAAGCGGTCAAAGAGATCGCCCGGATCACCGGCGAATCCCAGGCGCAGGCGGTGGCCACCGCGGTGCGCGACCGGCTTGTCCACGTGCAGGCGGACGCCGCCGCCGCGCGGCTACTGGCCATCGGAAGGCGGACCGCCGCCCGGATGAGCCCGGAAACCAAGCGGCTGGACCACGGCACTCTGCTCTATGACCAGCACGGAATGCCATGA
- a CDS encoding enoyl-CoA hydratase/isomerase family protein — translation MSKYETIRYEERAHVGTLTLARPGKRNALNPAMRAELDHLGRQLLADEALRCLIVAGDGPAFSAGIDLVEDMAGTLVALAERPVDDETVELGLRVAATFEWIPQLGCPSVAAVRGHAYGAGLQLALACDIRIFTRDARVGLTETRYGLLPDMGATFRLPRLVGEGRARELILLGEVIDAAEALRIGLANRVVGDDELDSAASEFAQRLARQPQIAVRGARRAIDAGRRLDDVASLRAAVTEQARCLASDDFRQAIPTQTR, via the coding sequence ATGAGCAAGTACGAGACCATCCGCTATGAGGAGCGCGCGCACGTCGGCACGCTGACGTTGGCGCGGCCGGGCAAGCGCAACGCGCTCAACCCGGCAATGCGCGCGGAGCTGGACCATCTCGGCAGACAGCTGCTGGCCGACGAGGCCCTTCGCTGTCTGATCGTGGCCGGCGACGGGCCGGCCTTCTCGGCCGGCATTGACCTGGTTGAAGACATGGCCGGGACGTTGGTCGCGCTCGCCGAGCGACCTGTCGATGACGAGACTGTGGAGCTCGGCCTTCGCGTGGCCGCGACGTTCGAGTGGATTCCCCAGCTCGGCTGTCCCAGCGTCGCGGCGGTCCGGGGCCACGCCTACGGGGCGGGGCTGCAGCTGGCACTGGCCTGCGACATCCGCATCTTCACCCGCGACGCCCGGGTCGGCCTGACCGAAACCCGCTACGGCCTGCTGCCCGACATGGGCGCCACGTTTCGGCTCCCGCGGCTTGTCGGGGAGGGGCGAGCGCGAGAATTGATCCTGCTCGGCGAGGTCATCGACGCCGCGGAGGCGCTGCGGATCGGACTGGCCAACCGCGTGGTCGGCGACGACGAACTCGATTCTGCAGCAAGTGAATTCGCACAACGTCTCGCGCGTCAACCGCAGATAGCGGTCCGTGGGGCGCGGCGTGCCATCGATGCGGGCCGCCGCCTCGACGACGTCGCCAGCCTACGAGCAGCGGTCACCGAACAGGCCCGCTGTTTGGCATCCGACGATTTTCGCCAAGCCATCCCGACCCAGACAAGGTGA
- a CDS encoding DoxX family protein — translation MNIALWTAQFALAAVFAASGGAKLTMTRERLLDTGQTGVAMFPMPVVRFTAAMELLAALGLIAPGLVGIGRMLTPLAAAGLCVVMVGAAWAHSRLHEPKSVAVNAALFAVAAFVVLGRLL, via the coding sequence ATGAACATCGCACTGTGGACCGCCCAATTCGCCCTGGCCGCGGTATTCGCCGCCTCCGGTGGCGCCAAACTCACCATGACGCGCGAGCGTCTGCTGGACACCGGCCAAACCGGGGTAGCGATGTTTCCCATGCCGGTGGTGCGTTTCACCGCGGCGATGGAACTTCTGGCGGCCCTCGGACTCATAGCGCCCGGGCTCGTGGGGATCGGGCGGATGCTGACCCCGCTGGCCGCCGCGGGATTGTGCGTCGTCATGGTCGGTGCAGCCTGGGCACACTCCCGGCTGCACGAGCCGAAGAGTGTCGCCGTGAATGCCGCGCTGTTCGCTGTGGCGGCCTTTGTTGTGCTCGGCCGGCTGCTCTGA
- a CDS encoding protein adenylyltransferase SelO — protein sequence MASPILTADFARQFPELAQPWQAATPPQPELLVLNESLAAELGLDPAWLKSPDGLKLLTGNDVPDGAIPVAQAYAGHQFGNYVPLLGDGRALLLGELDGEHRHDIHLKGSGPTPFARGGDGLAVVGPMLREYVISEAMHALGIPTTRSLAVVATGAQVQRETPLPGAVLTRIAASHLRVGSFQLVAQQARATGDLGLLRRLADYAIARHYPDAVHAENPYLAMLQGVLEAQASLIAKWMHVGFVHGVMNTDNMSISGETIDYGPCAFMEAYDPATVFSSIDYAGRYAYGNQPLVAQWNLARFAETILPLLAATEELALSVAVETLEGFMPRYHGLWSAGMLAKFGLSASVEAAALIDQALALMTDNQVDYTSFFRQLAAAGRGDVDALPAVFGDWLQRWRAMRPDVDAMDRVNPVYIARNHLVEQALTSAMRGDLAPVEKLLGVITDPYRERDGLEAYAAPAPPEFGAYRTFCGT from the coding sequence ATGGCGTCCCCGATTCTGACCGCCGACTTTGCCCGCCAGTTCCCCGAACTCGCCCAGCCCTGGCAGGCCGCCACGCCACCGCAACCCGAGCTGCTGGTACTCAACGAGAGCCTGGCCGCCGAACTGGGTTTGGACCCGGCCTGGCTGAAAAGTCCCGACGGCCTAAAACTGCTGACCGGTAACGACGTTCCCGACGGTGCCATTCCAGTGGCCCAGGCCTATGCCGGACACCAGTTCGGCAACTACGTGCCACTGCTCGGTGACGGCCGCGCCCTGCTGCTCGGTGAACTCGACGGCGAGCACCGACACGACATCCACCTCAAGGGCTCCGGGCCCACCCCGTTCGCCCGCGGCGGCGACGGCCTGGCCGTGGTGGGCCCGATGCTGCGCGAATACGTGATCAGCGAAGCCATGCACGCTCTGGGGATCCCCACCACCCGTTCCCTGGCCGTGGTCGCCACCGGAGCTCAGGTGCAACGGGAGACCCCGCTGCCCGGGGCGGTACTGACCCGCATCGCCGCCAGCCACCTGCGGGTCGGCAGCTTCCAACTCGTCGCCCAGCAGGCTCGTGCCACCGGTGACCTGGGGCTGCTGCGGCGGTTGGCCGACTACGCGATCGCCCGGCACTACCCCGATGCCGTACACGCCGAAAACCCTTACCTGGCAATGCTTCAGGGGGTGCTTGAGGCCCAGGCGTCGCTGATCGCGAAGTGGATGCACGTCGGATTCGTGCACGGGGTGATGAACACCGACAACATGTCCATCTCCGGGGAGACCATCGATTACGGGCCGTGCGCATTCATGGAGGCTTACGACCCGGCGACGGTGTTCAGCTCCATCGACTACGCCGGGCGCTACGCCTACGGCAACCAGCCGCTGGTCGCGCAATGGAACCTGGCCCGGTTCGCCGAGACCATCCTGCCGCTGCTCGCCGCCACCGAGGAGCTGGCGCTGTCGGTGGCGGTCGAAACCCTCGAAGGGTTCATGCCGCGCTACCACGGTCTCTGGTCGGCGGGGATGCTGGCGAAGTTCGGGCTGTCCGCCAGCGTGGAGGCCGCCGCGCTGATCGACCAGGCGTTGGCGCTCATGACCGACAATCAGGTGGACTACACCTCGTTCTTCCGGCAGCTGGCGGCGGCCGGGCGCGGTGACGTCGATGCACTGCCCGCGGTGTTCGGTGACTGGCTGCAGCGCTGGCGGGCCATGCGGCCCGACGTCGACGCAATGGACCGGGTCAACCCGGTCTACATTGCGCGCAATCACCTGGTGGAGCAGGCGTTGACGTCCGCGATGCGCGGCGACCTGGCGCCGGTGGAAAAGCTGCTCGGCGTGATCACTGATCCCTACCGCGAGCGCGACGGCCTGGAGGCATACGCCGCGCCGGCACCGCCGGAGTTCGGTGCCTACCGCACGTTCTGCGGGACTTGA